A window from Drosophila subobscura isolate 14011-0131.10 chromosome O, UCBerk_Dsub_1.0, whole genome shotgun sequence encodes these proteins:
- the LOC117898893 gene encoding synaptotagmin-4, whose translation MAEEYIPDVSMMDTIVPAILGLTAAAVLSSVACICAKQMRIRNKKQNHHDASFPFQPTRRPTAVRSPSGQPPHYLKKSPSPTNGKQMGLLSPMQDQSTSPIAPPNMKYTEEDEVPMQQDQQQQQQQMGNKLTVVDGNGMKQSLHNHHHSPVETIANGNVTITLDDQALTNGKELVVTDQYGKLGTIYFKLRYLAERNALMVSIIRCRGLPCKGGSGGTGDIPTGMNGRTQAATDPYVKLQLLPDKQHKVKTRVVRNTRNPVYDEDFTFYGLNINDLQNMSLHFVILSFDRYSRDDVIGEVVCPLTSIEIGDISKEALSISKEIQPRSLKIRAQGRGELLISLCWQPAAGRLTVVLLKARNLPRMDVTGLADPYVKIYLLYNGQRIAKKKTHVKKRTLSPVFNESFAFDIPAAEGTGASLEGVSLELMLLDWDRVTKNEVIGRLELGGPTSSSTALNHWNEVCNSPRRQIAEWHKLNE comes from the exons ATGGCTGAAGAGTATATACCAGATGTCAGCATGATGGACACAA TTGTGCCCGCCATATTGGGACTGACGGCAGCTGCAGTCCTGTCGTCGGTGGCCTGCATCTGTGCCAAACAGATGCGCATTCGGAACAAGAAGCAGAACCATCATGATGCCTCGTTCCCATTTCAACCGACCCGACGGCCGACTGCAGTTCGTTCGCCCAGCGGCCAGCCACCACATTATCTGAAGAAGTCTCCATCGCCAACGAACGGCAAGCAGATGGGTTTGCTCTCTCCCATGCAGGACCAGTCGACTTCACCTATCGCACCACCGAATATGAAATACACCGAGGAGGATGAAGTACCCATGCAGCaggaccaacagcagcaacagcagcagatgggaAACAAGCTAACGGTTGTGGATGGGAACGGGATGAAGCAGTCGCTCCACAATCATCACCACTCGCCGGTGGAGACCATTGCCAATGGGAATGTGACAATCACTTTGGACGACCAGGCACTGACCAACGGAAAAGAGCTGGTGGTGACCGATCAGTATGGAAAACTGGGAACCATATACTTCAAGTTACGCTATCTGGCCGAAAGGAATGCCCTGATGGTCTCGATCATTCGCTGCCGTGGATTGCCCTGCAAGGGCGGATCGGGGGGCACTGGCGACATACCCACTGGCATGAACGGACGCACACAGGCGGCCACCGATCCCTATGTGAAGCTGCAACTGTTGCCCGACAAGCAGCACAAGGTGAAGACCCGCGTGGTGCGCAATACGCGGAATCCAGTGTACGACGAGGACTTTACCTTCTACGGCCTGAACATCAATGATCTGCAGAACATGTCGCTGCACTTTGTCATACTTAGCTTCGATCGGTATTCGCGGGACGATGTGATTGGCGAGGTGGTCTGCCCCTTGACCTCCATTGAGATCGGTGACATTTCCAAGGAGGCCCTCTCTATCAGCAAGGAGATCCAGCCGCGCAGCTTGAAGATACGTGCCCAGGGACGAGGCGAGCTCTTgatctctctctgctggcaGCCGGCTGCTGGACGTCTGACTGTGGTGTTGCTCAAGGCCCGGAATTTGCCACGCATGGATGTCACAGGTCTGGCAGATCCCTATGTGAAGATCTATCTATTGTATAATGGTCAGCGCATTGCCAAGAAGAAGACGCACGTGAAGAAGCGCACTCTAAGTCCAGTATTCAATGAGAGTTTCGCATTTGATATTCCCGCTGCAGAG GGCACTGGCGCCAGTCTGGAGGGCGTCTCATTGGAGCTGATGCTACTTGACTGGGATCGCGTGACCAAGAATGAG GTCATTGGTCGCCTGGAGTTGGGTGGACCCACATCCAGCAGCACAGCCCTGAACCACTGGAACGAGGTGTGCAATTCCCCACGCCGTCAGATTGCCGAGTGGCACAAACTGAATGAGTAA